The genomic region AGATCATGTGTGTATTTGAGGCCTGATATGAAACTCATTAGTGTACGCGATCTGAGGACGGATTCGGCGAGGATCTGGGAGCAACTGCCCGGGGAGGGCGAGATGGTGGTCACCAGCAACGGGCGTCCCGTCGCCATCCTCGCCTCGGTGGACGAAGACGGGGTCGAGGAGGCCCTGCGGGCTTTCCGCCGCGCCCGGGCCATGGAAGCCGTCGCCGGACTGCAGCTTCACTCCGCCGAGACCGGCCGGGACCGGATGGCGCCCGATGAGATTGAGACGGAAATCCGGGAGGCCCGGAGGAGCCGCAGGACATGAGGATCGTTCTGGACACCAACGTCCTGGTGGCCGGCCTGCTCAACCCTTTCGGGCCGTGCGGCGAGATCGTGAGGATGGTTTCCGCCGGGGACCTGATCCTCCTGTGGGACGCACGGGTGCTGGCGGAGTACGCGGACGTCCTCGCCCGGCCCAAGTTCAACTTCGATCCGGTCAAGATCCGGGTGTTGCTCGATTTTTCCCGCCACTACGGCCTGGCCTGCGGGTCAATCCCCCTGGCGGTCCGGTTGCCCGACCCGGACGACGAGCCTTTCCTCGAGGTCGCGGCCGCGGGGCGCGCCGACGCCCTGGTGACGGGGATC from Acidobacteriota bacterium harbors:
- a CDS encoding type II toxin-antitoxin system Phd/YefM family antitoxin codes for the protein MKLISVRDLRTDSARIWEQLPGEGEMVVTSNGRPVAILASVDEDGVEEALRAFRRARAMEAVAGLQLHSAETGRDRMAPDEIETEIREARRSRRT
- a CDS encoding putative toxin-antitoxin system toxin component, PIN family, whose translation is MRIVLDTNVLVAGLLNPFGPCGEIVRMVSAGDLILLWDARVLAEYADVLARPKFNFDPVKIRVLLDFSRHYGLACGSIPLAVRLPDPDDEPFLEVAAAGRADALVTGILSHFPSAPPLPVPVLPPAGFLAFYRERLAGER